Proteins encoded by one window of Cannabis sativa cultivar Pink pepper isolate KNU-18-1 chromosome 4, ASM2916894v1, whole genome shotgun sequence:
- the LOC115713039 gene encoding uncharacterized protein LOC115713039 isoform X1 — translation MASLSNLGYAFHGRALTTHFHRPKRNSYNLLLPHHPWRLTLRASYSAVPSVDLKTLESAIAKKDSTSVKEALDQLSELGWAQKWSSQPYVSRRTTSLRELTSLGIKNAENLAIPSVRNDAAFLFTVVGTTGFLGVLAGQLPGDWGFFVPYLIGSISLIVLAVGSISPGLLQAAINGFSTFFPDYQERIARHEAAHFLVGYLLGLPILGYSLDIGKEHVNLIDERLEKLIYSGQLDAKELDRLAVVAMAGLAAEGLKYDKVIGQSADLFTLQRFINRSKPQISKDQQQNLTRWAVLFAATLLKNNKDLHEALITKMTQNATILECIEAIEKAS, via the exons ATGGCTTCTCTATCAAACCTGGGCTATGCTTTCCATGGCCGTGCTCTAACCACCCATTTTCATCGCCCAAAACGCAACTCTTATAACCTCCTCCTTCCGCATCATCCATGGCGTCTCACTCTCAGAGCTTCTTACTCCGCTGTCCCAAGCGTCGACCTCAAGACTCTCGAATCTGCCATTGCAAAG AAAGATAGCACAAGTGTTAAAGAGGCACTTGATCAGCTGAGTGAGCTTGGATGGGCACAAAAATGGAGTTCTCAGCCATATGTCTCACGTCGTACG ACATCTCTCAGGGAGCTGACTTCTCTAGGAATTAAAAACGCTGAAAATCTTGCAATCCCCAGCGTTAGAAATGAT GCGGCTTTCCTTTTCACAGTGGTGGGGACAACTGGTTTCTTAGGTGTTCTTGCTGGCCAACTTCCTGGG GATTGGGGCTTCTTTGTGCCATACTTGATTGGGAGTATCTCTTTAATAGTTCTGGCTGTGGGTAGCATATCCCCTGG GCTTCTTCAAGCTGCCATCAATGGCTTCTCAACCTTCTTTCCAGATTATCAAGAGAGGATTGCTAGACATGAAGCAGCTCATTTTTTAG TTGGTTATTTGCTGGGCCTACCAATTCTGGGGTATTCTCTAGATATCGGGAAAGAACATGTCAATCTCATTGATGAAAGGCTTGAAAAGCTTATATACAGTGGGCAGCTAGATGCCAAGGAACTAGACAG gttGGCAGTGGTGGCAATGGCTGGACTCGCAGCAGAGGGCCTTAAATATGATAAAGTGATTGGACAATCTGCTGATCTTTTCACTCTTCAG AGATTTATCAACAGAAGCAAACCACAAATAAGCAAAGACCAGCAACAGAATCTTACTAGATGGGCT GTTTTGTTTGCTGCCACCCTTTTGAAAAATAACAAGGATTTGCATGAGGCCCTTATAACCAAAATGACACAGAATGCCACTATATTGGAGTGCATTGAAGCGATTGAGAAGGCTTCTTAA
- the LOC115713039 gene encoding uncharacterized protein LOC115713039 isoform X2, whose product MASLSNLGYAFHGRALTTHFHRPKRNSYNLLLPHHPWRLTLRASYSAVPSVDLKTLESAIAKKDSTSVKEALDQLSELGWAQKWSSQPYVSRRTTSLRELTSLGIKNAENLAIPSVRNDAAFLFTVVGTTGFLGVLAGQLPGDWGFFVPYLIGSISLIVLAVGSISPGLLQAAINGFSTFFPDYQERIARHEAAHFLDIGKEHVNLIDERLEKLIYSGQLDAKELDRLAVVAMAGLAAEGLKYDKVIGQSADLFTLQRFINRSKPQISKDQQQNLTRWAVLFAATLLKNNKDLHEALITKMTQNATILECIEAIEKAS is encoded by the exons ATGGCTTCTCTATCAAACCTGGGCTATGCTTTCCATGGCCGTGCTCTAACCACCCATTTTCATCGCCCAAAACGCAACTCTTATAACCTCCTCCTTCCGCATCATCCATGGCGTCTCACTCTCAGAGCTTCTTACTCCGCTGTCCCAAGCGTCGACCTCAAGACTCTCGAATCTGCCATTGCAAAG AAAGATAGCACAAGTGTTAAAGAGGCACTTGATCAGCTGAGTGAGCTTGGATGGGCACAAAAATGGAGTTCTCAGCCATATGTCTCACGTCGTACG ACATCTCTCAGGGAGCTGACTTCTCTAGGAATTAAAAACGCTGAAAATCTTGCAATCCCCAGCGTTAGAAATGAT GCGGCTTTCCTTTTCACAGTGGTGGGGACAACTGGTTTCTTAGGTGTTCTTGCTGGCCAACTTCCTGGG GATTGGGGCTTCTTTGTGCCATACTTGATTGGGAGTATCTCTTTAATAGTTCTGGCTGTGGGTAGCATATCCCCTGG GCTTCTTCAAGCTGCCATCAATGGCTTCTCAACCTTCTTTCCAGATTATCAAGAGAGGATTGCTAGACATGAAGCAGCTCATTTTTTAG ATATCGGGAAAGAACATGTCAATCTCATTGATGAAAGGCTTGAAAAGCTTATATACAGTGGGCAGCTAGATGCCAAGGAACTAGACAG gttGGCAGTGGTGGCAATGGCTGGACTCGCAGCAGAGGGCCTTAAATATGATAAAGTGATTGGACAATCTGCTGATCTTTTCACTCTTCAG AGATTTATCAACAGAAGCAAACCACAAATAAGCAAAGACCAGCAACAGAATCTTACTAGATGGGCT GTTTTGTTTGCTGCCACCCTTTTGAAAAATAACAAGGATTTGCATGAGGCCCTTATAACCAAAATGACACAGAATGCCACTATATTGGAGTGCATTGAAGCGATTGAGAAGGCTTCTTAA